A single Nicotiana tabacum cultivar K326 chromosome 5, ASM71507v2, whole genome shotgun sequence DNA region contains:
- the LOC107761481 gene encoding sm-like protein LSM36B, giving the protein MSGTGEKGSATTKTPADFLKSIRGRPVVVKLNSGVDYRGILACLDGYMNIAMEQTEEYVNGQLKNKYGDAFIRGNNVLYISTSKRTLGEGA; this is encoded by the exons ATGAGTGGAACAGGAGAGAAAGGATCAGCAACCACCAAAACTCCAGCAGATTTTCTTAAATCTATCCGTGGACGGCCTGTTGTTGTTAAATTGAACTCAGGTGTTGACTATCGAG GTATCCTAGCCTGCTTAGATGGATACATGAATATAGCAATGGAACAAACAGAAGAATATGTAAATGGGCAATTGAAGAACAAATATGGTGATGCCTTCATACGGGGAAATAATG TGCTTTACATCAGCACATCCAAGAGGACGCTGGGAGAGGGAGCTTAG